The proteins below come from a single Cannabis sativa cultivar Pink pepper isolate KNU-18-1 chromosome 3, ASM2916894v1, whole genome shotgun sequence genomic window:
- the LOC133035998 gene encoding uncharacterized protein LOC133035998, with protein sequence MTIDKSWTTLRNRRCPQYWDALNAFLEMASKCKDCDGRIRCPCVRCVNNRLQTLPVVKAHIFDWGFFTGYEKWTYHGEAESSATNAMNDHDAADDDTEIDEMIPIVDDFLQPSFEMDDNPDANQCRDELFEEIEAELYPGCDWISSLNFLAKLLHLKVRGKIPNNIFDELLKLLKFSFPKENKIPSYYYDAKKKLKKLGLGYESIHVCKHNCCLFYNEHANEDSCPVCGTSRWITSENLGAKKVPHKVMRYFLLIPQLKRLYTSRRTAKYMVWHHSGKSKDEGVMRHPVDGAAWKEFDAKHSDFASEPRNVRLGLAADGFNPFGNMSQAYSMWPVVLANYNLPPWLCMKDNNFMLTVLIPGDKSPRMDIDVFLRPLVDELKELWVNGVDTRDCQTNTVFKLRATLLWTVNDFPARSYLSGWSGQGYKVCPTCNEDTSSIRVIGKTSYVGHKRFLPNNHRMRRDTQFDRQIERRPPPRRFTGEEVLEQVKKLPPHLPGNHELFGGVKRRRVAENHNWRKKGIFYELDYWCSNILKHNIDVMHVEKNVCDSLLGTILDNEKSKDTTNARHDLKKLGIRESL encoded by the coding sequence atgACAATCGACAAGTCTTGGACCACTTTGCGAAATCGTAGATGTCCACAATATTGGGATGCTCTAAATGCATTTTTAGAGATGGCCTCGAAATGTAAAGATTGTGATGGTAGAATTAGGTGCCCATGTGTAAGATGTGTGAACAATAGGCTTCAAACTTTACCTGTTGTGAAAGCACATATATTCGATTGGGGTTTTTTTACTGGTTACGAGAAGTGGACTTACCACGGGGAAGCAGAATCTAGTGCAACTAATGCAATGAATGACCATGATGCCGCTGATGATGATACTGAAATTGACGAGATGATTCCGATAGTGGATGACTTCCTTCAGCCGTCATTCGAAATGGATGATAATCCAGATGCAAATCAATGCCGCGACGAATTATTTGAAGAAATTGAGGCGGAGTTGTATCCTGGTTGTGATTGGATATCTTCTCTTAACTTTTTGGCAAAGTTATTGCATTTGAAAGTTAGGGGAAAGATTCCTAACAACATATTTGATGAATTACTGAAgttattaaaattttcttttccaaaggaaaataaaattccatcATACTATTATGATGCcaagaaaaaattgaaaaaattagggttgGGGTATGAGTCAATTCATGTGTGCAAGCACAATTGCTGTTTATTTTACAATGAACATGCAAATGAAGATTCATGTCCAGTCTGTGGCACTAGTAGATGGATAACTTCAGAAAATTTAGGAGCAAAAAAGGTGCCTCATAAGGTGATGCGTTACTTTCTGTTAATTCCGCAACTGAAGAGACTGTATACTTCAAGGCGTACGGCAAAATACATGGTATGGCACCACAGTGGTAAATCAAAAGATGAGGGTGTGATGCGACACCCTGTGGATGGTGCAGCGTGGAAGGAATTTGATGCCAAACACTCTGATTTTGCTAGCGAACCTCGAAATGTTCGTCTCGGTTTAGCTGCCGATGGctttaatccatttggcaacatgagccAAGCTTACAGTATGTGGCCTGTAGTTTTGGCGAACTATAATCTTCCACCTTGGTTATGTATGAAAGATAATAATTTTATGTTGACCGTTCTTATTCCTGGAGATAAATCACCCAGAATGGACATAGACGTATTTTTAAGACCCTTGGTGGATGAGTTAAAGGAGTTGTGGGTTAACGGAGTAGATACGAGAGATTGTCAAACCAACACTGTCTTCAAGTTGCGTGCAACTCTTTTGTGGACAGTGAATGATTTTCCCGCTCGTAGTTATTTGTCTGGTTGGAGTGGTCAAGGATATAAAGTTTGTCCTACTTGCAATGAAGATACATCTTCTATTCGAGTAATTGGTAAGACATCTTACGTGGGTCATAAAAGATTTTTGCCAAATAACCATCGAATGAGAAGGGATACTCAATTTGACAGACAAATTGAGAGAAGACCTCCTCCAAGACGTTTTACTGGTGAAGAAGTATTAGAACAAGTAAAGAAACTCCCACCCCACCTCCCTGGAAATCATGAGCTCTTTGGTGGTGTGAAGCGTAGGCGAGTTGCAGAAAATCATAATTGGCGGAAAAAAGGCATCTTCTACGAGCTTGACTATTGGTGTTCAAATATTCTTAAACACAATATTGATGTCATGCATGTTGAGAAGAATGTTTGTGATAGTTTATTGGGCACAATATTGGACAATGAGAAATCCAAGGACACTACCAATGCAAGACACGATTTAAAGAAGCTAGGCATCAGAGAATCGTTGTAG